The DNA window ATCATGAAATTTTGTCAGATTCTAGTCTGTTTCGCGACTTTGAAAAACCAGCCAATGAAATTTGGATTATTTCACAGTTATTTACGGTCAAATTTTTTGATGAAATTAAATCTGATATGGCAGACCTTGCAATATAGTATGCATATATCATCACAATAGTTAAACGATGTCGTCTATTTATGTAGAAAATAACGTCGCTTGAATGTTACATTTCAACAATATATTATACGTAGCCATCATTTTTTTGTCATAGAATGATTGCGAACTAACCCAAACTTTAAGGTTCTCCcgactaattttaaaaaaatgtagatATACcataatttaatcaaattttatgatttttttctataaattgtCCTATCTCAAAATAGCCGCTTAatgtaaaattttataattgtcTTGAATTAAAAATAGCTATTGTATGCGCATTCAAGATTAAGTCCATGTTCAAGCCTATTATTGGTCGTGGATGAACTCTAGGGCCACCCTTAAATTGGGGCAATTCATGAGTATACACattttttgttttgaattgtCTGGTTAAAACAACAAATCACAACTAAACATATGAGTAATTGGTTATGAATTAAAGAGAATACTAAAAGTTgttatctttaaaaaaattttatgttagtgattgattttaaaattttactcaATATGATCCCATCGTAAGCAagtcactttcctttttgggacgtcccacttaaaataaatcattatttttataataaaatactctctttctctctcttactttattttttcacttactctattttctcttcatgcctctactttattttattttatattttactttctctccacttaactctttaaatatcaatttcttaaatcttgtgtcCAAAAGAAGTGTCTTGCTTatagcgggacggagggagcattatgttaaaatgataattttattcTTAGTAATGTTCTTAAAGCAATAACCAATCGAAGATCTAGTATAATCAAGGAGAAGTTGATTGTATGTTCTTATCTGAAATTTATTCCATGATATGTGTTGGACATGAAATAGGCTGAGAATCTTGCGTTTTGACATATTCATGAATCATAGCATAGACATATAGAATCATGCTCAGTTCTCCACAAACATATAGACATGAGAAGctatagattttttttttccttttgaaaaaaaaacttgtGTACATATAGATATGAGAAGCTTCCACCCTTACTAAAGCTAATCAAACAGTTCATTCATTTCTataattatttagaataaatgAAGATAGTTATGAGTCTTATTGAAAGATCAGTTTcctcaattattttattttagtgctCATAGTTTTCTTATTGTAGTAACGAATTAGAATCCAAAATTCCCATGGGACATGACCCGACCCCCTTCTCTGAATCATATATTCCCCTATAAAACTTGTCCAATTTCAAATATATTATACCAAGTTAATTATTGGTTAGattatcttttaattaattgttttcctATTAAATCACGTTACATCCGAGTATACTAAAGCGGGAAATAAAGGATGATATTCTAGCATAAAGGTAAATGCAATTTATCCTTCTTGGAATATAATTAATCACAACTCCAACGCCTATATAAAGAGCTTCAAATATCTCCAAGCCTCTCAACACATTCCTTTAAAAATCCAATTTCAACAAGATAGATTAATTGGTTGTGTTTGAAGGTAATCAAGATGGATAGGGTGAAGGAAGTAGTGGCACTGAGCCATGTTGTGATTTTCATCAAAAGCGGCTGTTGCATTTCGCATGCGATTATGATTTTAATACGCGGGTTTGGGGCCAACCCGGCTATGTACGAGCTTGATCGTCTCCCGAATGGAGTGGAGATGGAGAAGGCATTGATTGGATTGGGGTGTAACCCTAGCGTCCCGGCCGTGTTTGTTGGGAGAAATTTTATGGGTGGATCACATGATGTTGTTATGAGCCTCAATATCCAAGGAAAGCTCAAGCCTTTGCTAATCAAGGCCAATGCTATTTGGATCTAGCTACCTACCTACACAAACTTAtcatcactttttctttttttggttttttgctAGTACTACATAGTTGATCGAGTTAATTGAGAATAATATGCACAACAACATTTTATGATTAGTCATCTTATAGACTAGTAGTGTGTGCAAGGCTTTAGAATGTTTGAAACCTCAACTGTTTTTCGAAATGTTActtttagggatgtcaatgtaacccgaaccctaacgggttggcccgattgacatccctagttacTTTATATACACAGTGATTTGTGCAATGTGAGTATTGTATATGTGTCTAtgcaattttttaaatgtaattccATACCAAAcaaaggatttggaattgagATATGATATACTAATCAAGCCTCCATCCCTCCCCCACCCCTTTGTCTTCTTTAGCCCCATATCATCTTCCCCTTCGTCACCTCGATCGTCTTCTTCACCCCGACTCCACACCCTCATCGTCCTTTGTCATTCTTGTGATCAGCATCAGAACGCATAAGTTTGTTTTTATCTTTACACAAATTGCAATTATGCCGGCACATTATGTCGTGCGAGAATGCACATATTGTATCAACTAAAACTGATCTAATGCACTTTTACACGCTAGCTCATGCATTGTGCACTATAAATTTACAAAGGTTTTTTTGATGCTAACATATTTTACCTATATTGCCGCGGATAAATTACTTTGTAAAATCTTTCCATCAAGACGCCAATGACAAGGTTTACTACATGATTTTGTTTGTccctaaatttatttttttatttttcttatttactctagcatcaaaattgaattaaagAGTAGATTTTTCCCGCCGCCGCAAACACACTAAAATTGGGCTAAAGagtaaaattataaaagtgagTATATTTTTATACCGTTATAGTGGGTATAATTTATCTACCTTGCATCAAAAGGTATCTTAATTACTATTATCTTTATAATAGTATTACTAACAAAGAATCCCACAACTCTCATGGATGTTTGGAACTGCTTTGGGGTATATTAGTACCTTTTAACTGTTTTCAGATTTGATCACGTTTCCAGACTTGTAAACATACTAAACGTGGAAAACGAAGGAAGATATTCTTGGAATTTAAATAATCCAAGTGATGCCACATAAAGATCTCATTTATAATCGTCACATTCCACAAAAAAAATTCCCAACTCCAAAGCCTATATAAAGAGCTTCAAATAGCTCCAAGTCTCTCAACACACacatttcaaaatcaaatttcTACTAGATATCTTTAATTGGTTGTGTTTCAAATTAATCAAGATGGAAAAGGTGAAGGAAGTAGTGGCACGGAGCCCCGTTGTGATATTCAGCAAGAGCGGCTGCTGCATTTCGCATACGATTATGATTTTAATACGTGGGTTTGGGGCCAACCCGGCTATGTATGAGCTTGATCGTCTCCCGAATGGAGCGGAGATGGAGATGGCATTGATTGGATTAGGGTGTAACCCTAGCGTCCCGGCCGTGTTCGTTGGAAGGAATTTTATGGGTGGATCACATGAGGTTATGAGCCTCAATATCCAAGGAAAGCTCAAGCCTTTGCTAATCAAGGCCAATGCTATTTGGATCTAGTTCCTTACCTACACAAACTTTGTCATCACTATTTTggggttgtttttttttttggctacTTGTAGATGCAGTTAATTAAGAATAAAATGCACAATAGTGTTTTATGATTAGGTTTGGTTGCATTAAGAGCTAGTGTAAGTAATTTCTTCCTAATGCAATCACACATATACATAAGTACATAACCAAATTTAAACCACACATTTGTGCACATGTGAACTAAAATGTGGACTCGAAAATATGTCGGTAATCTAATTTACCGACGAACATGCCcatctttattttttaacaaCGGTTGAAAATTAACAAGTCATGTCTATCAGAAAAAATTATTGGCGAAAAATTACCATTTCTTGTCCTGAAAGCCGATGCTGATGAGATTCAGTGTCGGACTTGACCGTCGTCGACAGTGTTTACAAACGACAATGTCCATCAAAATTACTTtttgttccatttttttttcgtatatattaatttatcttagatttttttttgtttacttgGTTCAACAaatcaacaaataataatcCAACAAACTTAAATTTGACAATAGATCATGCCAAGTTGCCAACACAGTATTAATATAATTAGCCAaaactaaaattttcaaattaggcaaaaattttaaattaaaaattaattaaaaaaattaatttaagtatttaataatttaatctaTAAGACTATCTTTAAccataaacattaaacataCCCTAATAGTTTGTCAAGCTAGTATTAAGACaaattttaatagtaataattaatgaCTTAATGTCgttataaatcatgtaaaaataataaacctAAACTAAACACTCTAAAGTAAAAATAAACCATAGAatcctattaattattactCGTATAAAACTTACTCCTGTAAAACTATATTGACCGATGAAACTGCATCAATTATTCTACATTTCTACGAAATGACCCTTCGATAAATGATATGATTGCTATTCCCTTTTATTTTCGAAAGGGGTGCAAGCTTATAATGTACACATTATAATCTTTTAGAGTGattcttaattatttaatcatggTATACATCacaagatttaattaaatcacgTGTCGAAACAAGTCAACATGCTTGAAGATATTCTTGAATATAGTTAGTGAAAGGCAAAATCACAGATTAATTCTTTACTAATTTTACCCCCAGCTTAGCTAGTTTTGTGCACTAATCGAATAAATCCCATTACAATATGCATAACATATACATAACGAATATTAATATATTCCATTTGACCATTgctacaattttttttcttataatttATTACTTATAAGATTCGAAACAAAAATCTCCATTGCATTAGGAAAAAAAGTACTACCACTTTCATCATGTCTAGTACTataacatttaattttgtaattgaGGTTCAAAATTCAAATCCTCTAGTTATTTAAAGCTTGAACAGTACTTCCATTCCACACTAATTAACAATAGGAAAATGATTTAGAGAATAATGGCATTGCCATAATAGGGTGTAGCTAgtaattttgtatttaatttaattatagtttatAAATATACCTTATTGCCCCTACATGTATAATTATCAATATTAAGGAGTATTAGTTAGGATCTACTCATTAAGAGTGCTTCATTATCGGAAATATACATGGAATTAGCTGGGACCACActtttgaattaatttgatccatatcatttttttacataattcacttatcatttttttacaTGTGcttaaaaaacaaaagaatgaaAATGATAAGAAAAAATGTCACTAAATTTCGTTAATAATGACAAAATAATCAAGcatatattaaaaatgttaaaatttcaaatgcttaaaattaatattttttatttaatttcttcacaattttttctgtttttcactattttatttgttaatttttggAACATCACATCAAatcttgataaaaaaaataattacatgtTTTTAACTCATCATTAATATTTAAAGCTATAAACTTAACAATAATACCACCCAAATTTGGCAGTACTACATAACAAAGATACATAAACAATTGAAACAATCAAGAAGATGCAAAGTAGTAATACAATAAATAGTGATAGTATATTGTGTCATCTTCTAAGTCGATTCAACACCAGGACCATTGGTTATGTCCTTTTCTGCACCTCTTGCTGTTGTCGTAGCTAATTTAGTCTGCcaataatatcacaaaatatTAATGTATAAGTatgtaataaaaaattatactatatcctaa is part of the Salvia splendens isolate huo1 chromosome 22, SspV2, whole genome shotgun sequence genome and encodes:
- the LOC121787854 gene encoding monothiol glutaredoxin-S6-like, which codes for MEKVKEVVARSPVVIFSKSGCCISHTIMILIRGFGANPAMYELDRLPNGAEMEMALIGLGCNPSVPAVFVGRNFMGGSHEVMSLNIQGKLKPLLIKANAIWI
- the LOC121787853 gene encoding monothiol glutaredoxin-S6-like, yielding MDRVKEVVALSHVVIFIKSGCCISHAIMILIRGFGANPAMYELDRLPNGVEMEKALIGLGCNPSVPAVFVGRNFMGGSHDVVMSLNIQGKLKPLLIKANAIWI